GAGGCCCCGGCACAGGGAGCTGGGGCTCGGGCAGCAACTCGATGCGCGCCCGGGCGTACGGCTCGCCGGCAATCTGCTCGAGCACCCGCACGCGGCTCTGGCCCGTGACGAGGATGTGCATGCGGCCGTCGGACAGCCGCGCCACCTCGCTGATGGCGGCCAGGGTGCCCGTGGGGAAGGGATCGGCCGTGCCGCCGACCTCCTCGCCGCTGCGGATGAGGTTGAGGGCGAACGGCTCTCGCTCGGCCAGGCAGCGGTCCACCATCAGCCGGTAGCGCGGCTCGAAGATGTGCAGCGGCAGGTCCATGCCCGGAAAGAGCACGACGTTGAGCGGGAAGAGCGGCACCACCCTCGATTCGCCCATCGATCCCTCCGTCCTCCATTATCATAGTACTCGATGGGTTGGTCACGCCGGCACTCGACTCCGGCGTCTTCGCCGCTGCCGGCGAGGGCGGCCGGCGATGTGATACCTCGAGAACTCGTGACGCGCCGCTCCGTGCTCGGGGGCCTCGCAGGCGGCGGCGCGGCCCTGCTGGCCGGCTCTCTGCCCCTGTCCGGCTGCTCCGCGGGGCCGGCCGAGGCTCCCGACTTCCCGCTCCGCTTCTTCTCGCCCGAGGAGTACCGCACCGTGGCGCGATTGTGCGACGTCATCGCCCCCGGTGGCCACGGCGCCCCGGCGGCCGCCGACCTCGCGGTGGCCCGCCAGGCCGACGCCTTGCTGGCGACGCTCAACCCCGACATCCAGGAGCAAGTGCGGCAGTTGCTCTCCGTCTTCGAGCACTGGCCGATCCTGGCGTTGCAGTGGCGCCCGTTCAGCGCGCAGGGCGCCGAGGGTGCACTCTCGTACCTGACCGCCTGGCAGCAGAGCCCGGTAACCACGTTGCGCGTGGGCGCGGCGGCCCTCGGCAGGCTGATCGCCGGGATCTACTACGCCGACTCTCGGTCCTGGGAGGCGATCGGCTACGAAGGG
The nucleotide sequence above comes from Candidatus Tanganyikabacteria bacterium. Encoded proteins:
- a CDS encoding LON peptidase substrate-binding domain-containing protein; amino-acid sequence: MGESRVVPLFPLNVVLFPGMDLPLHIFEPRYRLMVDRCLAEREPFALNLIRSGEEVGGTADPFPTGTLAAISEVARLSDGRMHILVTGQSRVRVLEQIAGEPYARARIELLPEPQLPVPGPQLERARELFGAYIRVLLKLANLPLQGSLPDDPAAASYAIASALQTDLFTKQALLELPGAPERLEQEVRLLETELGRLEEFAAVLDERGYFYYRGRRLSLN